A genome region from Equus caballus isolate H_3958 breed thoroughbred chromosome 19, TB-T2T, whole genome shotgun sequence includes the following:
- the COX17 gene encoding cytochrome c oxidase copper chaperone, with the protein MPGLTAQGPAPSDSQEKKPLKPCCACPETKKARDACIMEKGEEHCGHLIEAHKECMRALGFKI; encoded by the exons ATGCCGGGTCTGACCGCCCAAGGCCCTGCCCCGTCTGACTCGCAGGAGAAGAAGCCGCTGAAGCCCTGCTGCGCCTGCCCTGAGACGAAGAAGGCGCGCGATGCGTG CatcatggagaaaggagaagagcacTGTGGACACCTAATTGAGGCCCACAAGGAGTGCATGAGAGCCCTGGGATTTAAGATATGA